The Pseudophryne corroboree isolate aPseCor3 chromosome 2, aPseCor3.hap2, whole genome shotgun sequence genome has a segment encoding these proteins:
- the LOC135050280 gene encoding integumentary mucin C.1-like: protein MHFNISYVLVLCALLHSGKPQCSVDITERKDCGFPGISAKECYSRGCCFNSNVPGGKWCFYPKSTASDKKQCNVEPYNRRDCGYPTISAMECKERNCCFDSSIRGVNWCFYSKSQASDLKQCNVEPYNRRDCGYPTISAAECKKRNCCFDSSIPGVNWCFYSKSQGCSVSPKLRKDCGYPNIRSKDCLARGCCFDSSIPETIWCFYGYK from the exons ATGCATTTTAATATTTCCTATGTTCTGGTACTGTGTGCTCTGCTCCATTCAGGTAAACCACAATGCAGTGTGGACATCACGGAGCGTAAAGATTGTGGATTTCCTGGGATaagtgctaaggaatgctattccagaggctgctgctttaattcaaatgTTCCTGGgggtaaatggtgtttttaccccaaaagcacag CAAGTgataagaaacaatgtaatgtggaaccgtacaacagaagggattgcggctaccccacaataagtgctatGGAATGTaaggagaggaattgttgctttgactccaGCATTcgtggggttaactggtgtttctactccaagtcacaag caaGTGACCTGAAACAATGTAACGTGGAACCGTAcaacagaagggattgcggctaccccacaataagtgctgcggaatgtaagaagaggaattgttgctttgactccagcattcccggggttaactggtgtttctactccaagtcacaag GATGCTCTGTGAGCCCCAAGCTGAGGAAAGACTGCGGATATCCCAACATCCGCTCCAAGGACTGTCTGGCTAGAGGCTGCTGTTTCGACTCCAGTATTCCTGAGACCATCTGGTGCTTCTATGGATATAAATAA